In Microbacterium cremeum, a genomic segment contains:
- a CDS encoding LPXTG cell wall anchor domain-containing protein gives MSDTTPVVGQPVTITFGELGDLESVFFSVSPSTGATLASIVLASAGTSVEKPVVDGSATATFTAQTSGTYVVSISDGETVIGSVTLDVAPAGSGAGGSSGDLPATGGAVPGAFVWLGVGAVGLGAIAVAAAVARRRAAGTR, from the coding sequence GTGAGCGACACGACGCCTGTCGTCGGGCAACCGGTCACCATCACGTTCGGTGAGCTCGGTGACCTCGAGTCCGTCTTCTTCTCCGTCTCACCGAGCACCGGCGCCACCCTCGCGTCGATCGTGCTGGCGAGCGCGGGGACATCCGTCGAGAAGCCGGTCGTCGACGGCTCGGCCACGGCCACCTTCACCGCGCAGACCTCCGGCACGTATGTCGTCAGCATCTCGGACGGCGAGACCGTCATCGGCTCGGTGACGCTCGACGTCGCCCCGGCGGGCTCGGGGGCGGGCGGCAGCTCGGGTGACCTGCCGGCCACCGGTGGCGCCGTGCCCGGAGCCTTCGTCTGGCTCGGCGTCGGCGCGGTAGGCCTCGGCGCCATCGCCGTCGCGGCCGCCGTCGCCCGTCGACGCGCGGCCGGCACCCGCTGA
- a CDS encoding CPBP family intramembrane glutamic endopeptidase has translation MSDQTSDAGTPVDLWSLQPPQQPDVSDPARGSVDAEPSPQGARRGSRLARTDWRLGGRTVLRWREQLLAVALLSLGASVLLASLVVTVWDSPWAAPAATAVIGIGMLAPTVWAFTRSRPVGLLRFRALDLLYGVMLGVFLRMLQGWIASAGGTPAAFPSFVRLDGGLTPSTLIVEAVAPVVAAPVIEEFFFRAVVLVSLYTALRRPFGKFAAGLVSALASTALFVLLHGIWAGPDAGAIVALSALGIACALLVLLTGRIWAAVLAHAVYNGAFVALAVLGTVLG, from the coding sequence GTGTCCGACCAGACTAGCGACGCCGGCACCCCGGTGGATCTGTGGAGTCTTCAACCTCCGCAGCAGCCGGACGTGAGCGATCCGGCCCGTGGGTCTGTGGATGCGGAACCGTCGCCGCAAGGCGCTCGGCGCGGATCCCGTCTCGCGCGCACCGACTGGCGCCTGGGTGGCCGGACCGTGCTGCGATGGCGAGAGCAGCTTCTCGCAGTCGCCCTCCTGTCGCTCGGGGCGTCGGTGCTCCTGGCCTCCCTCGTGGTCACGGTGTGGGACTCGCCGTGGGCGGCGCCCGCGGCCACGGCCGTCATCGGGATCGGGATGCTGGCGCCCACCGTGTGGGCGTTCACCCGGTCGCGGCCGGTCGGGCTGCTGCGCTTCCGCGCCCTCGACCTGCTCTACGGCGTCATGCTCGGCGTGTTCCTGCGCATGCTGCAGGGCTGGATCGCGAGTGCCGGCGGCACTCCTGCGGCCTTCCCGTCGTTCGTGCGTCTCGATGGTGGGCTGACCCCGTCGACCCTGATCGTCGAGGCCGTGGCGCCGGTCGTCGCCGCGCCGGTGATCGAGGAGTTCTTCTTCCGGGCCGTCGTGCTCGTCTCGCTCTACACGGCGCTGCGCCGGCCGTTCGGCAAGTTCGCCGCCGGACTCGTTTCGGCTCTCGCGTCGACGGCGTTGTTCGTGCTGCTGCACGGCATCTGGGCGGGTCCCGACGCCGGCGCGATCGTCGCCCTCTCGGCGCTGGGCATCGCCTGCGCGCTCCTGGTGCTCCTCACCGGGAGGATCTGGGCCGCCGTCCTCGCGCACGCGGTGTACAACGGCGCGTTCGTCGCGCTCGCCGTGCTCGGCACCGTGCTCGGCTGA
- a CDS encoding low molecular weight phosphatase family protein, protein MFEILTVCTGNICRSPLAEQLLRARLADLDPVVASAGTRGLPAAEMTPEAAHIAHALGVPAADTAAHRSRFLTEQHLIQPDLILAMTRTHRRTIAELAPTRLRSTFTIREFARLAMAAPAEELRAATASAPSPSGKVRAAASVLASYRGLVPPPDDPADDDVIDPYRQPWETYLLSAQQLEPAATAVAATVRAALS, encoded by the coding sequence TTGTTCGAGATCCTCACGGTCTGCACCGGCAACATCTGCCGCTCGCCGCTGGCGGAACAGCTCCTCCGCGCGCGGCTGGCAGACCTCGACCCCGTCGTCGCGAGTGCCGGCACCCGCGGGCTGCCGGCTGCGGAGATGACCCCCGAGGCGGCCCACATCGCCCACGCCCTCGGTGTTCCGGCAGCCGACACCGCCGCCCATCGCTCGCGATTCCTCACCGAACAGCACCTGATCCAGCCCGACCTCATCCTCGCCATGACGCGCACGCACCGGCGGACGATCGCCGAGCTCGCGCCCACGCGCCTGCGATCCACGTTCACCATCCGCGAGTTCGCTCGCCTGGCGATGGCGGCCCCCGCCGAAGAGCTGCGCGCCGCCACGGCTTCCGCGCCGTCGCCCTCCGGAAAGGTGCGAGCCGCGGCATCCGTCCTCGCGTCGTATCGGGGCCTCGTGCCCCCACCGGATGACCCGGCAGACGACGACGTGATCGACCCCTACCGGCAGCCGTGGGAGACCTACCTCCTGTCAGCGCAGCAGCTCGAGCCTGCGGCGACGGCGGTCGCGGCGACGGTGCGGGCGGCGCTGTCGTAG
- a CDS encoding polysaccharide biosynthesis tyrosine autokinase, with protein sequence MELTDYIRILRKNWVIILVATLVGVGAGAAWSVTRTPKYEASSTVFVSTQTGSTIGELQQGSNFTQSRVQTYAALVSTPLVMNPVIAELDLGTTAGSLASKVSASAAVNTTLITITVTDTDPIEAADIANALAASLTDAVEQIEAVEAPDGSQSSPVRLSRVRDALPPLEPSSPNLLLDVAIGGLIGFAVGICVVVLRVVLDTRIRAPRDLEELTDRPIIGMIAFDPKAKERPLIVHADPLSPRAESFRAMRTNLQFLDMGQKASFVVTSSVPTEGKSTTTINLAIALADAGKRVALLDTDLRKPKVAEYLGIEGGAGLTDVLIGRAALADVMLPWGNRQLYVLPAGKVPPNPSELLGSDRMHALLDVFERDFDIVLCDAPPLLPVTDAAILAKATSGAIVIVAAGRTNRQQLAGALDALDTVGAHVAGLAMTMVPTRGPDSYAYGYGYGYRYEESAPQPRRWGFGSRSSAAAPVPGPRAETGGEGLAASSGSAPAAGGTAVGGDASGGLSIDDSLRQAGAARRSQNRSDSPS encoded by the coding sequence ATGGAGCTCACCGACTACATCCGGATCCTGCGCAAGAACTGGGTGATCATCCTCGTCGCCACGCTCGTCGGAGTGGGCGCGGGCGCCGCCTGGAGCGTCACGAGGACGCCGAAGTACGAAGCCTCCAGCACGGTCTTCGTGTCGACCCAGACAGGCTCGACGATCGGGGAACTCCAGCAGGGGTCGAACTTCACCCAATCCCGCGTCCAGACCTACGCCGCCCTCGTGTCGACCCCGCTCGTCATGAACCCCGTCATCGCCGAGCTGGATCTCGGCACCACGGCGGGCTCGCTCGCGTCCAAGGTGTCGGCATCCGCCGCGGTCAACACGACGCTGATCACGATCACCGTCACCGACACCGACCCGATCGAGGCCGCCGACATCGCGAATGCGCTGGCTGCGTCACTGACGGATGCCGTCGAGCAGATCGAGGCGGTGGAAGCTCCTGACGGGAGCCAGTCCAGCCCCGTGCGTCTCTCGCGTGTGCGCGATGCCCTGCCACCGCTCGAACCGTCCAGTCCCAACCTGCTGCTGGACGTGGCGATCGGCGGGCTCATCGGCTTCGCCGTCGGCATCTGCGTGGTGGTCCTCCGGGTGGTGCTCGACACTCGGATCCGTGCTCCGCGCGACCTCGAGGAGCTCACCGATCGGCCAATCATCGGCATGATCGCGTTCGACCCCAAGGCCAAAGAGCGCCCCCTGATCGTCCACGCCGATCCACTCAGCCCGCGCGCCGAGTCCTTCCGGGCGATGCGCACGAACCTGCAGTTCCTCGACATGGGGCAGAAGGCGTCCTTCGTCGTCACGTCGAGCGTGCCCACCGAGGGCAAGTCGACGACCACCATCAACCTCGCGATCGCACTCGCCGATGCGGGCAAGCGCGTCGCGCTGCTCGACACCGATCTGCGCAAGCCCAAGGTCGCGGAATACCTCGGGATCGAGGGCGGAGCGGGTCTCACCGACGTGCTCATCGGTCGCGCAGCACTTGCCGACGTCATGCTGCCGTGGGGCAACCGCCAGCTGTACGTCCTCCCCGCCGGCAAGGTTCCGCCGAATCCGAGCGAGCTGCTCGGCTCGGACCGGATGCACGCCCTGCTCGACGTCTTCGAGCGCGACTTCGACATCGTGCTGTGCGACGCTCCCCCGCTGCTGCCGGTGACGGATGCCGCGATCTTGGCGAAGGCGACCAGCGGTGCGATCGTGATCGTGGCGGCGGGCCGGACCAACCGGCAGCAGCTCGCCGGCGCGCTCGACGCGCTCGACACCGTCGGCGCGCACGTCGCGGGCCTGGCCATGACCATGGTGCCGACGCGTGGGCCGGATTCGTACGCATACGGCTACGGGTACGGCTATCGGTACGAGGAGTCCGCTCCCCAGCCGCGCCGTTGGGGGTTCGGATCGCGCTCGAGCGCCGCTGCGCCGGTTCCCGGCCCGCGCGCGGAGACGGGCGGAGAAGGCCTTGCCGCATCGTCAGGCTCGGCTCCCGCTGCAGGCGGCACCGCCGTGGGCGGCGACGCGAGCGGCGGGCTCTCGATCGACGATTCCCTGCGGCAGGCGGGTGCCGCGCGACGTTCGCAGAATCGCAGCGACTCGCCGAGCTGA